DNA sequence from the Pomacea canaliculata isolate SZHN2017 linkage group LG7, ASM307304v1, whole genome shotgun sequence genome:
ctctcctttgttttttacaatggcttcccatccgttcttgCATCCAGTCCAAACTGTCCaagctgtgttttaatttctttgctggcacctgcccttaTTATTTCTCTGAGCTGCTTTTTccttacgtcccagctagacaactcctcTCGTCTGATGAtggtcttcttactcttcctgtcaccagaacaacaacatatgaccACAGGATTGTTAGTTtttgtgcagccaaacaatggaactctcttcctttttcatATCCACCACCTTCCCACTattaaatcctttaaacgttcactgaaaacacacctcttccataaacattactcttaacagcctttcccataatgccagTCATTTTTCttacccttccttttgcaatatcatgttaatctcagctcttgctcttgttactttctttctctttgtgttttctgtatttgattttattctttgtttagtacagttgtttattcttttatagctcatatgttatttgtttgttttcctgtccctcgtatgttgtccgtgttttgttcttgttcttaagcgctaagagcgtGCTCCTTAGAAGTGCtttaaatgtgctttacaaattttgcatttattattaataaggTAAAAAGCTAGACAGACTTCCTTCTGACACTTGTCTTTGGAAATATTTGATGACTTGCCTTTTTACTGTATGATTAAATCAGCCTTTGCCTTAACTCATTCAGTTGGGCATCATCAGAGTGGCAGCCTGTCTTGATAGAGTTTAATTTGACTTTTGATCTCAGTTGAGGAAGAAATCATCCTACCTACTTCAACCCAACTACATCTAAGCAATTTATATTGTTTAGATAACTTTATGTAAGATGAAAAGACAATCAGATCATCTTATTCTTTTACAGCCTGCATCCTGTATTACATCTTCTTGCAGCAGTTCCATTCTAGTATGTAGAATGTTATTTTCCAGATCCTGACGCCTGAGGACTGCATGTATGCTGTGTGCCAAGGGGCTCTTGGTATTGAGTGTAGAGCGGATGATGAAGCAACACTTAAACTTCTTGCAGACATTAATGATCTGGATACAGCTTTATGCTGCGTTGCAGAGCGCTCGTTCCTCAGAAAGTTGGTCAGTGAGCCAAGAATAAAAGGATTTTCAGATtatcatttatgttttatttgccTATAATACATTTAAGACTGAAATGTAGATAATAGATTTCGACTGAAGTCAGATTTGTTTGCTTGAAGATCAGTCATTAGTTAAGTGTTTAGACAGGTTACTAGACTTGTCAGGAGAATTAGAAATAGTATTGGTAAATTGGTCTCTATTTCTGGTATAtgttttctgggttttttctATGCAGGAAGGGGGTTGCAGTGTCCCTGTCTctgttttcacagaaaaaacTGAGGACAAGGTAAGAATGCATAGTTCTACTGTTACAGGCAGTATTTAAAGAACACCACTAAACAAGTCATCAATGAAAGAAACTTTCAACTTTTGTACAATGCACtgtggcatttgtttcttgGACTGACATCTCCACAGTGACACTGGCTACCTTGCCATAGGCTTGTTCCCAGAAAGAGTTGACTTGTATGTTTGGGCTCAGTCCTGAATTTCAGGAcgggtttttaatttttctgctaGTCAACAGTTGAGCTTGCAGTCGTTAGgatctttttggtttttttggatTAAACTGTGACAGTTGATCACTTCAGGAAAGGAACTGCACAATTCAAGAGTGGAATGAGTTTTCtgttaaaaatctgtttattgacatcacaaatgataaattttctaaGTGACATCTCTTCAGTTTGTACTATGTTATTTTTCTACATGTGTTGTGAACTTTGTAGAGTCAagagcataataataatatgtattCACCATTAACAtccacatgtttttttttttttatgacagctTTTGCTGCGTGGAGGTGTGTTCAGTATTAGTGGGGACCAAGCAGTGAAACAAGAAATTACATTCGAccttaatgagaaggttgaaaCAGAGAAGAGTGTGAGTCCTGTTTCTGTCATTAGAAATGCTTATGGTGCCTGTGGCATTGCGTTGTGAATACTGAATGTGCACATAACTTCAACAAACAGTATTTTAGGGAGTAGAGATATGCTTTCATTAGGACTGCTACAAAACTACCACCTCAACACATCAATAACAGGATACATACTTCATAAAGGAAAATTGTAATTTGCTGTTTTGAAAATCAGAGGATAGGAAACGCagctgttgtttctttgtttttctttgttgcataTTTTGGTGACTTGCTTTCGAACTCTGTCACATATAAAAGTGTAAAGTGACATTGCTGATTCTGTGTTGTCTTTCTCTGTGCATGGTCATGAACACATCTGGCAGTGCTCATGcatgcatggtgtgtgtgtgctattttTCCAATAGTTGTTATCTACTCTTATGGCTTTGTCACTTATGAGACTAATAGTTACTATTTTTATATTGTCCAGGACAAAAAAGGAGAACCAGAGGCTTTCATTAGCATTGTGTGCCACCAAGCACAAAACCTCAACCGATATCATAGAGCCCAGCAGCTTGGCAGGGAACTAGCATCTGCCATGGTGAATGCTGGTGCTGGTGAGATCCTGCAAGCTGCCAAACATACTACGAAAGAGGAAATACTGGCTGAACATGCAAAACGAAAGCAGAAGCTTGCTGATGAGGCAGAAGCTGGTACTAATGCAGAGTTACCAGCAAAAATGCCAAGAGTGGATAAAGCAATGGAGAAGATAGGGTCTTCTTCCTCTAGTGATTTAGAACTTGGAGCTAGTTAAGCCTAAGTCATAACAGAGGGTTGTCATGGCAGATGTTTCTCCTTTTGTCTGAAAGAGACACGTTTTTGTTTGCACTTGGCAGTTCacaatgaaatgtttgtagctgcattttatgtgcatgtatatgaGTGAATAGAACATTTAAGGTGAAAATTGGCTGTGGGTGAGTATGTGTGAGTGAAAAAGCGTATGTAACAGAGGGGCATGCAGTTCCTTTTCTGTTGAAAATGACGtggtaaaatttatttacagtctCTTGCCTAAAGTGCACCTGACCAGGAAAATTGCATGAAGTTATGAAGTAGAGAAACATAATTACCTTCATGACCTAAATGTTAAAATTGGTCTTTTGTGgcatttattgtttacttcGTGATTTTTACCTGGGGcatttaaattccattttttttaaaacaacaaattcaCGTAGCtgttttcaatactttttttgtcttgaatCTAGCAGATATAACACTGCCAGACTGCTTCTTTCATAAAACCTCATGATGTATTTAGAAACGTGATTATTCTGGTCACTTGCAAATTTAGGATCAAATAATCTACTTAGTTTTTTGTCCACCCTCTAAAGCAAGTTCATGATGAGTATCATTTTCATATCAGAAAATTTATGGTTATATGGATTTGTCCA
Encoded proteins:
- the LOC112568083 gene encoding porphobilinogen deaminase-like; the protein is MSGDRIVRVGSRKSELALIQTRTIIEELKKRNADLKFETITMNTMGDKILDSALSKIGEKSLFTRELEDALLKKKVDFVVHSLKDLPTEIPPGLVVGCVFRRDNPNDAVVMHPKHAHKKLSDLPPGSIIGTSALRRAAQLQRKYPQFKIENIRGNLNTRFRKLSEENSCYAAIILAVSGLERMNWNHLISEILTPEDCMYAVCQGALGIECRADDEATLKLLADINDLDTALCCVAERSFLRKLEGGCSVPVSVFTEKTEDKLLLRGGVFSISGDQAVKQEITFDLNEKVETEKSDKKGEPEAFISIVCHQAQNLNRYHRAQQLGRELASAMVNAGAGEILQAAKHTTKEEILAEHAKRKQKLADEAEAGTNAELPAKMPRVDKAMEKIGSSSSSDLELGAS